The Leishmania panamensis strain MHOM/PA/94/PSC-1 chromosome 32 sequence genome window below encodes:
- a CDS encoding aquaporin-like protein (TriTrypDB/GeneDB-style sysID: LpmP.32.2510) has translation MGACENPGFELDRESVRSSRVLDPTEVPALKHTIVVPVTRGGHVVEEQLDPFELGRLYGQKQAALRKLQSHYDFLAVPEWVRLHPLLGTYFAELVGTFGWVLTLALVSVRNESIFNVSEDTNMTSLSIGFMLMSMIFTFGYVSGSHLNPAVSITVFLVRQMKLAQCCAYILCQLAASLAAGVVAMVIQGKKDIFVPSVPIHYVSSGIFSELVFTFAMCLVVLNSAYSRQSGNFFYGFAVGMTISAGSASVGHISGGAFNPAAASGLQVAMCLAGECNNLKSVWIYWLAPVVGAILAALLFSQMAQPVETQVLEDKRVFEDVNQLHRQRMAAQTVITGATARTSAVDSRSGDREEMSLTSSSSCSERQTLSYSSTSSGSRRTRTMKEPPRTLAPQTREERDAEYV, from the coding sequence ATGGGCGCGTGCGAGAATCCCGGCTTTGAACTCGATCGCGAGAGCGTGCGAAGTTCTCGCGTCTTAGACCCGACGGAGGTGCCGGCGCTCAAGCACACCATAGTGGTTCCGGTAACGCGGGGTGGCCACGTGgtcgaggagcagctggaccCGTTCGAGCTGGGTCGCCTGTACGGCCAGAAGCAGGCGGCTCTCCGCAAGCTGCAGAGTCACTACGACTTTCTTGCTGTGCCAGAGTGGGTACGGTTGCACCCGTTGCTTGGAACGTACTTTGCTGAGTTGGTTGGCACCTTTGGGTGGGTGCTCACTTTGGCGCTGGTGAGCGTGCGCAACGAGAGCATCTTCAACGTCTCTGAGGACACCAACATGACGTCGCTGTCCATTGGCTTCATGCTTATGAGTATGATTTTTACCTTTGGCTACGTCTCCGGCTCTCACCTCAACCCTGCCGTATCCATTACCGTCTTTTTGGTGCGTCAAATGAAGCTGGCCCAGTGCTGTGCCTACATCCTTTGCCAGCTCGCCGCCAGCCTTGCCGCCGGCGTCGTGGCGATGGTAATCCAGGGCAAGAAGGACATCTTTGTACCGTCGGTGCCGATCCACTATGTCTCCTCTGGTATCTTCTCGGAGCTCGTTTTCACCTTTGCCATGTGTCTGGTTGTGCTCAATAGTGCCTACTCCCGCCAGTCAGGAAACTTCTTCTACGGCTTTGCCGTAGGCATGACGATCTCCGCTGGCTCAGCCAGCGTGGGGCACATTTCTGGTGGCGCCTTCAACCCGGCTGCCGCGTCGGGACTGCAGGTGGCCATGTGTCTCGCCGGCGAGTGCAACAACCTCAAGTCCGTCTGGATTTACTGGCTCGCCCCTGTCGTCGGCGCCATCCTGGCGGCGCTCCTATTCTCCCAGATGGCGCAGCCAGTCGAGACGCAGGTACTGGAGGATAAGAGGGTGTTCGAGGATGTGAACCagctgcaccggcagcgcaTGGCGGCGCAGACGGTGATCACCGGTGCCACAGCGCGCACCAGTGCAGTGGACAGCCGCTCAGGCGACAGGGAAGAAATGAGTTTGACCTCGTCTTCATCGTGCTCCGAAAGGCAAACGTTGTCATACTCATCGACCTCCTCTGGTTCGCGCCGCACTCGAACGATGAAAGAGCCGCCGAGAACGCTCGCGCCGCAGACGCGGGAGGAGCGTGATGCCGAGTATGTGTAG